A window of Polaromonas hydrogenivorans contains these coding sequences:
- a CDS encoding LrgB family protein — translation MSDFVQLWVYLSATPLFGLTATLLVYVLAHAAYFRAGQAPWANPVLWSVIVLACGLLATGVSYPSYFAGAQFIHFLLGPAVVALGWPLWLRRAELRQRWGRLLVAALAGGSVAAGSSLLLGRLFGLPQELVLSLVPKSVTAPVAMGIAEQIGGIPALAAVFAVITGLVGALFGKYLFAALRIPTDAEGWAARGFALGTASHGLGAARAMHVNADAGAYAGLALGLQVVLASLLIPLVFKLF, via the coding sequence ATGTCTGATTTTGTCCAGTTGTGGGTCTATCTGTCGGCAACGCCGCTCTTCGGCCTGACCGCGACCTTGCTGGTGTACGTGCTGGCCCATGCCGCCTACTTTCGCGCCGGACAGGCACCCTGGGCGAACCCGGTGCTGTGGTCGGTCATCGTGCTGGCCTGCGGTCTGCTGGCCACCGGGGTGTCCTATCCGAGCTACTTTGCCGGCGCGCAGTTCATTCATTTCCTGCTCGGTCCGGCGGTGGTGGCGCTGGGCTGGCCGCTCTGGCTGCGCCGCGCCGAGCTGCGCCAGCGCTGGGGCCGGCTGCTGGTGGCGGCGCTGGCGGGCGGCAGCGTGGCGGCAGGCTCGTCGCTGCTGCTGGGCCGGCTGTTCGGCCTGCCGCAGGAGCTGGTTCTTTCGCTGGTGCCCAAGTCGGTCACGGCGCCGGTGGCCATGGGCATTGCCGAGCAGATCGGCGGCATTCCGGCCCTGGCGGCGGTGTTTGCGGTGATTACCGGGCTGGTCGGGGCGCTGTTCGGCAAGTACCTGTTTGCGGCCTTGCGCATCCCGACGGACGCCGAAGGCTGGGCGGCGCGTGGCTTTGCGCTGGGAACCGCATCGCACGGCCTTGGCGCGGCCCGCGCGATGCATGTGAATGCGGACGCCGGGGCTTACGCGGGCCTGGCGCTGGGCCTGCAGGTGGTGCTGGCTTCGCTGCTGATTCCGCTGGTTTTCAAGCTGTTTTGA
- a CDS encoding CidA/LrgA family protein: protein MNALRGMVWLLVFQSAGELLARGLALPLPGPVIGMVLLLLALRWPAVQTPVAECAGFLLSHLSLLFVPVGVGVMTHLSLVSQYGVRMLAVVMLSTLAGLAVTVLSLHLLPGRQPLDAASPPAKDADV from the coding sequence ATGAATGCCTTACGCGGAATGGTCTGGCTGCTGGTCTTTCAGTCGGCGGGCGAGTTGCTGGCGCGCGGCCTGGCCCTGCCGCTGCCGGGTCCGGTCATCGGCATGGTGCTGCTGCTGCTGGCGCTGCGCTGGCCCGCCGTTCAAACGCCGGTTGCCGAGTGCGCGGGATTTTTGCTGTCGCACCTTTCCCTGCTGTTTGTCCCGGTGGGCGTGGGCGTCATGACGCATCTTTCGCTGGTCAGCCAGTACGGCGTGCGCATGCTGGCGGTGGTCATGCTGTCCACCCTGGCCGGCCTAGCGGTGACGGTGCTGAGCCTGCACCTGCTGCCGGGCCGCCAGCCCCTTGACGCGGCCAGCCCGCCTGCAAAGGATGCCGATGTCTGA